A single genomic interval of Bradyrhizobium japonicum USDA 6 harbors:
- a CDS encoding DUF952 domain-containing protein, protein MVKIYKICPASAWREAERQGVYRGSADDSRDGFIHFSTAPQVPETLRKHYFGQRALFLVEVDCDALGSELRWERSRNDELFPHLYGELDLGAVLSVMNLNMRSDGGHDVPELNP, encoded by the coding sequence GTGGTCAAGATCTACAAAATCTGTCCGGCCTCGGCCTGGCGCGAGGCGGAACGGCAGGGTGTCTACCGGGGCAGCGCGGACGATTCGCGCGACGGTTTCATCCATTTTTCGACCGCGCCTCAGGTTCCCGAGACCTTGCGCAAGCACTATTTCGGGCAGCGCGCGCTGTTCCTGGTCGAGGTCGATTGCGACGCGCTCGGCAGCGAATTGCGCTGGGAGCGCTCGCGCAATGACGAGCTGTTTCCGCACCTCTATGGCGAGCTCGATCTCGGCGCGGTGCTGTCGGTGATGAACCTCAACATGCGCTCCGATGGCGGCCACGACGTTCCGGAGCTTAACCCGTGA
- a CDS encoding ligase-associated DNA damage response exonuclease, which produces MRPQDILLPTADGLCCKPGNFHIDPVRPVERAVITHGHSDHARAGHGAVLATQETLDMMRLRYGENFAGSTQAIRYGEEIRLGDVRVRFHPAGHVLGSAQIAVTCKDTCIVASGDYKDAPDPTCTPFELVPCDVFITEATFGLPVFRHGDAADEVRKLLASVALFPERAHLVGAYSLGKAQRVIALLRQAGYEAPIYLHGAMEKITEYYQSRRINLGELRPVMGVKKAALAGTITLAPPSATSDLWTRRFPDPVTAFASGWMRVRARARQRGIELPLVISDHADWDGLTATIAATGAGEIWVTHGQEDALVHWCKSQGLRAQPLDLVGYGDEEESETPLQDEAEA; this is translated from the coding sequence ATGCGTCCGCAAGACATCCTGCTGCCAACTGCTGACGGCCTGTGCTGCAAGCCCGGCAACTTCCACATCGACCCTGTCCGCCCGGTCGAGCGGGCCGTGATCACCCACGGCCATTCCGACCATGCCCGCGCCGGCCATGGCGCGGTGCTGGCGACGCAGGAAACGCTCGACATGATGCGGCTGCGCTATGGCGAGAACTTTGCCGGCTCGACGCAAGCAATCCGCTATGGCGAGGAGATCCGGCTCGGCGACGTCCGCGTGAGGTTTCATCCGGCCGGTCATGTGCTGGGCTCGGCGCAGATCGCCGTGACCTGCAAGGACACCTGCATCGTCGCCTCCGGCGACTACAAGGATGCGCCCGACCCGACCTGCACGCCGTTCGAGCTCGTGCCCTGCGACGTCTTCATCACTGAAGCCACCTTCGGCCTGCCGGTGTTTCGCCATGGCGATGCCGCCGACGAGGTGAGGAAGCTGCTGGCCTCCGTTGCATTGTTTCCCGAGCGCGCGCATCTGGTCGGCGCCTATTCGCTCGGCAAGGCGCAGCGCGTGATCGCGCTGTTGCGACAGGCCGGCTATGAAGCACCGATCTACCTGCATGGCGCGATGGAGAAGATCACCGAGTACTATCAGAGCCGCCGGATCAATCTCGGCGAGCTCAGGCCGGTGATGGGCGTGAAGAAGGCGGCGCTTGCCGGCACCATCACGCTGGCGCCGCCGTCGGCCACCTCGGACCTCTGGACGCGGCGCTTTCCCGACCCCGTCACCGCCTTTGCCTCGGGGTGGATGCGGGTGCGTGCCCGCGCACGGCAGCGCGGCATCGAGCTGCCGCTGGTGATCTCCGACCACGCCGATTGGGACGGCCTCACCGCGACCATCGCCGCGACCGGCGCCGGCGAGATCTGGGTGACGCATGGCCAGGAAGACGCGCTGGTGCATTGGTGCAAGTCGCAAGGTCTTCGCGCGCAGCCGCTCGATCTCGTCGGCTATGGCGACGAGGAGGAGAGCGAGACGCCGCTTCAAGATGAGGCCGAAGCATGA
- a CDS encoding class I SAM-dependent DNA methyltransferase, whose protein sequence is MPLRLFHSSGDLMADRRFEFARDLQLKGDLPAAADLIEQAIELAPDFTSAWFTLGEIRQQLGERDKAIAAFRKACDCDPEDQHGAGLHLMRLGDAQMAEMPKAYVQALFDQYAPRFEHALINDLGYRAPSLIFKAVLAARVAAKKPAFFKRTIDLGCGTGLAAAAFAKQVDHFIGIDLSPGMIKEARATELYAELEVADMIEGLRTKGDASANLVVAADAFVYLSDLAPVLIEAKRVLVSGGVLAFTLETHDGGGIVLGEGLRYAHSAEYVRGAMANAGLKLLTMEPASPRIENNEPVRGLVVVAEKT, encoded by the coding sequence ATGCCCCTGCGCCTGTTCCACTCCTCCGGCGATCTCATGGCCGACCGCCGTTTCGAGTTCGCGCGCGACCTCCAGCTCAAGGGCGATCTGCCCGCCGCCGCCGACCTCATCGAGCAGGCGATCGAGCTCGCGCCTGACTTCACCTCGGCCTGGTTCACGCTCGGCGAGATCCGCCAGCAGCTCGGCGAGCGCGACAAGGCGATTGCGGCGTTCCGGAAGGCATGCGACTGCGACCCCGAGGACCAGCACGGCGCCGGCCTGCATCTGATGCGGCTCGGCGACGCGCAGATGGCGGAGATGCCCAAGGCCTATGTGCAGGCGCTATTCGACCAGTACGCGCCGCGCTTCGAGCATGCGCTGATCAACGACCTCGGCTACCGCGCGCCGTCGCTGATCTTCAAGGCGGTGCTGGCCGCGCGCGTCGCCGCGAAGAAGCCGGCCTTCTTCAAGCGCACCATCGATCTCGGCTGCGGCACCGGGCTTGCGGCCGCCGCTTTCGCCAAGCAGGTCGATCATTTCATCGGCATCGATCTGTCGCCCGGCATGATCAAGGAGGCGCGCGCCACCGAGCTCTATGCGGAGCTCGAGGTCGCCGACATGATCGAAGGCCTGCGCACCAAGGGTGATGCGAGCGCGAACCTCGTCGTCGCCGCGGATGCGTTCGTCTATCTCTCCGATCTCGCGCCGGTGCTCATCGAAGCCAAGCGCGTGCTCGTATCCGGCGGCGTGCTCGCTTTCACGCTGGAGACGCATGACGGCGGCGGCATCGTGCTTGGCGAAGGCCTGCGTTATGCCCATTCGGCGGAATATGTGCGCGGCGCGATGGCGAACGCCGGGCTCAAGCTGCTGACAATGGAGCCGGCATCGCCACGCATCGAGAACAACGAGCCGGTGCGCGGTCTCGTCGTCGTCGCCGAGAAAACTTGA
- a CDS encoding ATP-dependent DNA ligase, which produces MNRFAELLDRLAYEPGRNNKLRLITGYFREVGDPDRGYALAALTGALSFKHAKPALIRDLIASRTDEVLFGLSYDYVGDLSETVALMWPKAAMAAHNNPPPPTLTDVVTTLRTLGKTELPKQLERWLDELDETGRWALLKLVTGALRIGISARLAKTAAAALGDKDPHEVELIWPGLSPPYLDLFAWLERRGEKPVNRDPAPFRPVMLAHAIEDTDFAALDPADYVAEWKWDGIRVQAVAGRDERGQITARLYSRTGEDITGSFPDLVPSLRLAGAIDGELLILREGRVQSFNVLQQRLNRKVVSPKLIKEFPIHLRAYDLLGDDANDLRELPFAERRERLETFIGKLDDPRIDLSPTVPFASWQALTAARADPASAGAGADADAVEGVMLKRRDAPYLPGRPKGQWWKWKRDPHIIDAVLMYAQRGHGKRSSYYSDYTFGVWTAGEAGDELVPVGKAYFGFTDEELLQIDRFVRRNTTEKFGPVRHVVHERDKGLVLEVAFEGLQRSPRHKSGVAMRFPRISRLRWDKPPREADRLETLENMLKADESLPTIKVAASADSH; this is translated from the coding sequence ATGAACCGCTTCGCCGAGCTGCTGGATCGCCTCGCCTACGAGCCCGGCCGCAACAACAAGCTGCGGCTGATCACCGGCTATTTCCGCGAGGTCGGCGATCCCGACCGCGGCTACGCGCTGGCCGCGCTGACAGGCGCGCTGAGCTTCAAGCATGCCAAGCCCGCACTGATCCGCGATTTGATCGCGTCGCGCACGGATGAGGTGCTGTTCGGGTTGAGCTACGATTACGTCGGCGATCTCTCGGAGACGGTGGCGCTGATGTGGCCGAAAGCGGCCATGGCAGCCCACAACAACCCGCCTCCCCCGACGCTCACGGACGTCGTCACCACGCTCCGCACGCTCGGCAAGACCGAGCTGCCGAAGCAGCTCGAACGCTGGCTCGACGAGCTCGACGAGACCGGCCGCTGGGCGCTGCTGAAGCTCGTCACCGGCGCGCTGCGCATCGGCATCTCCGCGCGGCTGGCGAAGACCGCGGCTGCTGCGCTCGGCGACAAGGACCCGCACGAAGTCGAGCTGATCTGGCCGGGGCTCAGCCCTCCCTATCTCGACCTGTTCGCCTGGCTCGAACGCCGCGGCGAAAAACCGGTCAATCGCGATCCCGCGCCGTTCCGCCCGGTGATGCTCGCGCACGCGATCGAGGACACGGATTTCGCCGCGCTCGATCCCGCCGATTACGTCGCCGAATGGAAATGGGACGGCATCCGCGTGCAGGCGGTGGCGGGCCGCGATGAGCGCGGGCAGATCACGGCGCGGCTCTATTCGCGCACCGGTGAGGACATCACGGGGAGCTTCCCGGACCTGGTGCCGTCGCTGCGGCTCGCGGGCGCGATCGACGGCGAGCTTCTGATCCTGCGCGAAGGCCGCGTGCAGAGTTTCAACGTTTTGCAACAGCGCCTCAACCGCAAGGTCGTCTCGCCGAAGCTGATCAAGGAATTTCCGATCCATTTGCGCGCCTACGATCTGCTCGGCGACGACGCGAACGATCTGCGCGAGCTGCCCTTCGCGGAACGGCGCGAACGGCTGGAGACGTTCATCGGCAAGCTCGACGACCCCCGCATCGACCTGTCGCCCACCGTGCCCTTCGCAAGCTGGCAGGCGCTGACCGCGGCGCGCGCCGATCCCGCGAGTGCTGGCGCGGGGGCGGATGCCGACGCCGTCGAAGGCGTCATGTTGAAGCGGCGCGATGCGCCTTACCTGCCGGGGCGGCCAAAGGGCCAGTGGTGGAAGTGGAAGCGCGATCCGCACATCATCGACGCCGTGCTGATGTATGCCCAGCGCGGCCACGGCAAGCGCTCGTCCTATTACTCCGACTACACCTTCGGCGTCTGGACCGCAGGCGAAGCCGGCGACGAGCTGGTGCCGGTCGGAAAAGCCTATTTCGGCTTCACCGACGAGGAGCTCTTGCAGATCGATCGTTTCGTCCGCCGCAACACCACCGAGAAATTCGGCCCCGTGCGCCATGTCGTGCACGAGCGTGACAAGGGGCTGGTGCTGGAGGTGGCGTTCGAGGGGCTGCAGCGTTCCCCGCGGCACAAATCCGGCGTCGCCATGCGCTTTCCCCGCATCAGCCGGCTGCGCTGGGACAAGCCGCCGCGCGAGGCCGACCGGTTGGAAACGCTGGAAAACATGCTGAAGGCTGACGAATCCCTACCAACAATTAAGGTTGCGGCTTCCGCCGACAGCCATTGA
- a CDS encoding ABC transporter substrate-binding protein — translation MTKNPSRRDFSAGALATMAASTLPAPYVWAAEKKYDAGASDTEIKIGQTVPHSGPGSLYGVLGRIGEAYFQMLNEKGGINGRKVKFLTMDDAYSAPKCVEATRRLVEQEEVLALYGSLGTAPQTSVHKYLNSKGVPQLLLNTGASKWNNPKEFKWTMAGLPLYPTEARILARHVVAVKPNAKIGILYQNDDFGRDFLGPFKKVLADAGGTAQVIMEQTYDLTDPTVDSQLINLSKSGADVFYNITTGKATSQSIRKVAELGWKPLQLLSAGSTGRSILNAAGLENATGIVAIRYNKEVGLPKWEKDPDVMAFEELRKKYTPAIDQDNTIAFAGYGQAVTMGEILRRCGDDLTRANVLKQASTLAGFHSPYFLDGVTYSYTPDDYTPMKTLFISTFSGKDWDISDKPMSE, via the coding sequence ATGACCAAGAATCCATCGCGGCGCGATTTCAGCGCCGGTGCGCTCGCAACCATGGCAGCATCCACATTGCCCGCGCCTTACGTCTGGGCCGCCGAGAAGAAATACGATGCGGGCGCCAGCGACACCGAAATCAAGATCGGCCAGACCGTGCCGCATTCCGGGCCCGGCTCGCTGTACGGCGTGTTGGGGCGCATCGGCGAAGCCTATTTCCAGATGCTGAACGAGAAGGGCGGCATCAACGGCCGCAAGGTCAAGTTCCTCACCATGGACGATGCCTACAGCGCGCCGAAATGCGTCGAGGCGACGCGGCGCCTGGTCGAGCAGGAAGAGGTGCTGGCGCTCTATGGCTCGCTCGGCACCGCGCCACAGACCTCCGTGCACAAATACCTGAATTCGAAAGGCGTGCCGCAACTGTTGCTCAACACCGGCGCGTCGAAGTGGAACAATCCGAAAGAATTCAAATGGACGATGGCAGGCCTGCCGCTCTATCCGACCGAGGCGCGCATCCTGGCGCGGCACGTCGTCGCCGTGAAGCCGAACGCCAAGATCGGCATCCTCTACCAGAACGACGATTTCGGCCGCGACTTCCTGGGGCCGTTCAAGAAGGTGCTGGCTGATGCCGGCGGCACGGCGCAGGTGATCATGGAGCAGACCTACGATCTCACCGATCCGACGGTCGATTCCCAGCTCATCAATCTCTCGAAGTCGGGGGCTGACGTCTTCTACAACATCACTACCGGCAAGGCGACGTCGCAGTCGATCCGCAAGGTCGCCGAGCTCGGATGGAAGCCGCTGCAATTGTTGTCGGCCGGTTCGACCGGCCGCTCGATCCTCAATGCGGCGGGCCTGGAGAACGCGACCGGCATCGTCGCCATCCGCTACAACAAGGAAGTCGGCCTGCCCAAATGGGAGAAGGACCCGGACGTGATGGCGTTCGAGGAATTGCGCAAGAAGTACACGCCGGCGATCGATCAGGACAACACCATCGCCTTTGCCGGTTACGGCCAGGCCGTCACCATGGGCGAGATCCTGCGCCGCTGCGGCGACGATCTCACCCGCGCCAACGTGCTGAAGCAGGCGTCCACGCTCGCGGGCTTCCACTCGCCCTATTTCCTCGACGGCGTCACCTACAGCTACACGCCGGACGACTACACGCCGATGAAGACGCTCTTCATCTCCACCTTCAGCGGCAAGGACTGGGACATCTCCGACAAGCCGATGTCAGAGTAG
- a CDS encoding quinone-dependent dihydroorotate dehydrogenase: MIRAFDAFSLPVLRWLDPEDAHRLAIQGLRFLPPVKPRPDDPKLAVRAFGLNFPNPIGMAAGFDKSAEVPDALLRLGFGFVEIGSVTPKPQSGNPRPRLFRLERDEAVINRMGFNNDGAEVALRRLAARAQHGGIIGVNVGANKDSPDRVGDYVKLIETFAPVASYFTVNVSSPNTPGLRNLQEGALLDDLLARVIDARERVRQKAGDTPVLLKIAPDLSLAQLDDVVQVARSRRVDGMIVSNTTIARPSTLREEMRAKEQGGLSGRPLFRLSTRMVAETYVRVEGAFPLIGVGGVDSGGAALTKIRAGASLIQLYSSLVYKGLGLVDEIKRDLTSTLLRTGRDSLSEIVGADAATLTAEDWPGM, encoded by the coding sequence GTGATCCGCGCCTTCGACGCCTTTTCGCTGCCGGTGCTGCGCTGGCTCGATCCGGAAGATGCGCATCGCCTCGCGATCCAGGGCCTGCGCTTCCTGCCGCCGGTCAAGCCGCGGCCTGACGATCCCAAGCTGGCAGTGCGTGCCTTCGGGCTCAACTTCCCCAATCCGATCGGCATGGCCGCGGGCTTCGACAAGAGCGCCGAGGTGCCGGATGCGTTGCTGCGGCTCGGCTTCGGCTTCGTCGAGATCGGTTCGGTGACGCCGAAGCCGCAAAGCGGCAATCCGCGGCCGCGGCTGTTTCGTCTGGAGCGCGACGAGGCCGTGATCAACCGCATGGGCTTCAACAATGACGGCGCTGAAGTCGCGCTGCGCAGGCTCGCGGCGCGTGCGCAGCACGGCGGCATCATCGGGGTCAATGTCGGCGCCAACAAGGATTCGCCGGATCGCGTCGGCGATTACGTCAAGCTGATCGAGACCTTTGCGCCGGTCGCGAGCTATTTCACCGTCAACGTCTCCTCGCCGAACACGCCGGGTCTGCGCAATTTGCAGGAAGGTGCGCTGCTGGACGATCTCCTCGCCAGGGTAATCGACGCGCGCGAGCGGGTGCGCCAGAAGGCCGGCGACACGCCGGTGCTGCTCAAGATCGCGCCTGACCTCAGCCTCGCCCAGCTCGACGACGTCGTGCAGGTGGCGCGCTCGCGCCGGGTCGACGGCATGATCGTGTCGAACACGACGATCGCGCGGCCGAGCACGCTGCGTGAGGAAATGCGCGCCAAGGAGCAGGGTGGCCTGTCCGGCCGGCCGCTGTTCCGCCTGTCGACGCGCATGGTCGCGGAGACCTATGTGCGCGTCGAGGGCGCGTTCCCCTTGATCGGCGTCGGCGGCGTCGATTCCGGCGGCGCCGCGCTGACCAAGATCCGCGCCGGCGCGAGCCTGATCCAGCTCTATTCGTCGCTGGTCTACAAGGGACTCGGCCTCGTCGACGAGATCAAGCGTGATCTCACCTCGACGCTGCTCCGCACGGGGCGGGATTCGCTATCCGAAATCGTCGGCGCCGACGCGGCGACGCTGACGGCGGAAGACTGGCCGGGGATGTGA
- a CDS encoding DUF6460 domain-containing protein: MVQDVRDLPAGRSDGLNRFLGGSPLAVAFRLVLLSILVGVVLAAIGFDPWNIIYSIRLLFQRLWDLGFDAVNWLWRYFLLGAVIVIPIWLLSRVFGAPRNR, translated from the coding sequence ATGGTCCAAGACGTCAGAGATTTGCCGGCCGGCCGCAGCGATGGGCTGAACCGCTTTCTCGGCGGCTCGCCGCTGGCGGTCGCGTTTCGCCTGGTCCTGCTCTCGATCCTGGTCGGCGTCGTGCTCGCCGCGATCGGTTTCGATCCCTGGAACATCATCTACAGCATCCGCTTGCTGTTCCAGCGTCTGTGGGATCTCGGCTTCGACGCGGTGAACTGGCTGTGGCGCTACTTCCTGCTCGGCGCGGTCATCGTGATCCCGATCTGGCTGCTCTCGCGCGTGTTCGGCGCGCCGCGCAACAGGTAA
- a CDS encoding MBL fold metallo-hydrolase, with protein MQLRFVGCGDAFGSGGRLNTCFHISGRAANFLIDCGTSALPALKRLEIDRNEIDLILITHFHGDHFAGLPFVLLDAQFSRRTRPLTIAGPQGLETRLGQVMEALFEHSSKTKQHFELNLIELAPGRSQSFGGVNVTPYPVVHGESGGPFLAYRVEVEGRTLAYSADTEWTETLIPLAHGADLFIAEAYMYEKVVKNHLSLKTLEQHLPAIGAKRLVLTHMSDDMLSRLDDVPHLAAEDGMVLVF; from the coding sequence ATGCAATTGCGCTTTGTCGGCTGCGGCGACGCCTTCGGCTCGGGCGGCAGGCTCAACACCTGCTTCCACATCTCGGGGCGCGCGGCCAACTTCCTGATAGATTGCGGCACGTCGGCGCTGCCGGCGTTGAAGCGGCTCGAGATCGATCGCAACGAGATCGACCTCATTCTCATCACGCATTTCCACGGCGACCATTTTGCCGGGCTGCCGTTTGTCCTGCTCGATGCGCAATTCTCGCGGCGGACCCGGCCGCTGACGATCGCGGGCCCGCAAGGCCTCGAGACGCGGCTCGGCCAAGTGATGGAGGCGCTGTTCGAGCACTCCTCGAAGACCAAGCAGCATTTCGAGCTGAACCTCATCGAACTAGCGCCCGGGCGAAGCCAGAGCTTTGGCGGGGTGAATGTGACGCCCTACCCGGTGGTGCACGGCGAATCCGGCGGGCCGTTCTTGGCCTACCGCGTCGAGGTCGAAGGCCGCACGCTCGCCTACAGCGCCGACACCGAATGGACGGAGACGCTCATTCCGCTGGCGCATGGCGCGGACCTTTTCATTGCGGAAGCCTATATGTACGAGAAGGTGGTCAAGAACCATCTCAGCCTGAAGACCTTGGAACAGCACCTCCCCGCCATCGGCGCCAAGCGGCTTGTCCTCACCCATATGAGCGACGACATGCTGTCGCGCCTGGACGACGTCCCGCATCTCGCCGCCGAAGACGGCATGGTGCTCGTGTTCTGA
- a CDS encoding MATE family efflux transporter has product MHAPVHLGIGSRQVFAIAGPAMVANLTTPLIGVVSTTAIGRLDDAALLGGVAMASVIFDCLFWLFGFLRMSTLAFTAQALGAGETREQTVILVRGFIVAGLIGATLIVLQLPLATALFDLMGGSEGVTRAAKTYFMIRIWSSPFAFANYVVLGWLVGQARANPALLLQVVINLINMAATILLVLVYDTGIAGAAIAALLSETIGFVLGVIVCRRYADGGFAVPLATLLDRAKLMRLLAVNSDIMIRTAALIAVFLFFTAKGARAGDVTLAANSVLNNFLLVSAFFLDGLANAAQQLCGRTFGARDSRGFADSTRLVLLWGLGFALVVAVLFALFGPNLINVMTASEDVRRAAREFLPFIVVAPIPGVFAFGFDGIYVGATWAREMRNLMLLSFTTFLGAWWALQSFGNAGLWSALIAFYVARGGLQGARYPALYRATFPKS; this is encoded by the coding sequence ATGCACGCGCCCGTTCACTTAGGGATAGGCTCCCGCCAGGTCTTCGCCATCGCCGGTCCCGCGATGGTCGCGAACCTCACCACGCCGCTGATCGGCGTGGTCTCGACCACCGCGATCGGGCGGCTCGACGATGCCGCACTACTTGGCGGCGTCGCGATGGCCTCCGTCATCTTCGACTGCCTGTTCTGGCTGTTCGGCTTCCTGCGCATGAGCACACTCGCCTTCACCGCGCAGGCGCTGGGCGCGGGCGAAACGCGCGAGCAGACCGTGATCCTGGTGCGCGGCTTCATTGTCGCGGGCCTGATCGGCGCCACGCTGATCGTGCTGCAATTGCCGCTGGCCACCGCGCTGTTCGACCTGATGGGCGGCAGCGAAGGCGTCACGCGCGCGGCAAAGACCTATTTCATGATCCGGATCTGGTCGTCGCCGTTCGCCTTCGCCAACTACGTCGTTCTCGGTTGGCTGGTGGGACAGGCGCGCGCCAATCCGGCACTGCTGCTGCAGGTCGTCATCAACCTCATCAACATGGCGGCGACGATCTTGCTGGTGCTGGTCTACGACACCGGCATTGCGGGCGCGGCGATCGCCGCACTGCTCTCGGAGACGATTGGCTTCGTGCTCGGCGTGATCGTCTGCCGGCGCTATGCGGATGGCGGCTTTGCGGTGCCCCTCGCCACGCTGTTGGACCGGGCAAAACTGATGCGGCTGCTGGCGGTGAACTCCGACATCATGATCCGCACCGCGGCGCTGATTGCCGTGTTCCTGTTCTTCACCGCCAAGGGCGCACGCGCCGGTGACGTCACGCTGGCGGCGAATTCCGTGCTGAACAATTTCCTGCTGGTCAGCGCGTTCTTCCTCGACGGTCTTGCGAACGCAGCCCAGCAGCTCTGCGGGCGCACGTTTGGCGCACGCGATTCCAGGGGCTTTGCGGACTCGACCCGGCTGGTGCTGCTGTGGGGCCTTGGCTTCGCGCTGGTCGTCGCGGTGCTGTTCGCGCTGTTCGGGCCGAACCTGATCAATGTCATGACAGCGAGCGAGGACGTCCGCCGCGCTGCGCGCGAATTCCTGCCGTTCATCGTGGTTGCACCGATCCCCGGCGTGTTCGCCTTCGGCTTCGACGGCATCTATGTCGGCGCGACCTGGGCACGCGAGATGCGCAATTTGATGCTGTTATCGTTCACGACCTTTCTCGGCGCCTGGTGGGCGCTGCAATCGTTCGGCAATGCCGGGCTGTGGAGCGCGCTGATCGCGTTCTACGTGGCACGCGGCGGCTTGCAGGGCGCGCGCTATCCGGCGTTGTATCGGGCGACGTTTCCGAAATCGTAG